In one window of Myxosarcina sp. GI1 DNA:
- a CDS encoding ParA family protein has translation MQPRILAKLSNAGGVGKTTLAVNLAYEASLRGHSVGIIDLDQNHSIEEFVGTEPQQDPTKTSLALFDSNFKGDYPFISPILGTDKIGLIQGHPDIEHLKEVLSKKRRREYILQKIFSSYPLNFDLIIIDLPGGYDILTENVVVASTDILIPVNVGVKTFSVPDLVERILQSFEELELSPPPKILGLLPNQYDNKSSSDRMVLKALKDVAKELKLKIYPAIRYWLNLKRAAIEGKSLKQLRSTDSMNIIFSEIIDDIFSK, from the coding sequence ATGCAGCCAAGAATTTTAGCCAAGTTGTCGAATGCGGGTGGAGTTGGCAAAACAACTTTGGCAGTAAACTTAGCTTATGAAGCTAGCTTGCGCGGACATAGCGTAGGTATTATAGATTTAGATCAAAATCACAGCATTGAAGAGTTTGTGGGAACAGAACCCCAACAAGATCCTACAAAAACTTCCCTCGCGCTTTTTGACTCTAACTTCAAAGGAGACTATCCTTTTATTTCTCCTATTTTGGGAACTGATAAAATTGGCTTAATTCAAGGTCATCCTGATATCGAGCATTTAAAAGAGGTACTTTCTAAAAAAAGACGAAGGGAATATATTTTACAAAAAATATTTTCTTCTTATCCTCTTAACTTCGATTTAATAATTATCGACCTTCCTGGAGGATACGACATTCTTACAGAAAATGTAGTTGTTGCTAGCACTGATATTTTGATCCCCGTCAATGTGGGCGTTAAAACCTTTAGCGTTCCAGACCTTGTAGAAAGAATCCTACAAAGCTTTGAAGAGCTAGAACTCAGTCCCCCACCTAAAATTTTGGGGCTACTTCCCAATCAATATGATAATAAGTCTTCTAGCGATCGCATGGTACTTAAAGCCCTCAAAGATGTAGCAAAAGAGCTAAAACTGAAGATATATCCAGCAATTCGGTATTGGCTAAATCTTAAGAGGGCTGCCATTGAAGGTAAATCTCTAAAACAGTTGAGGTCTACCGATTCTATGAATATAATTTTTTCTGAGATTATTGACGATATATTTTCTAAATAG